Part of the Leptodactylus fuscus isolate aLepFus1 chromosome 6, aLepFus1.hap2, whole genome shotgun sequence genome, AGCCTGCAATCTGTCAtgatttttgttagccattaaaaaggttttAACTGTTGAagtctcaatctttatatttcatatccactggctaatacggtacaaagatatatattttttccctcatagattgtaagccctcgcgggcagggccctctgtctgtgccagtcggtcattgttagtattatatttcttttatattttctgtactgtatagaattaatggtgctatataaaaaaaaaaaaaaaaaaaagtactactaatattaaaaaaataagacaAGTGGTTATGGGGTTAATATTATGGAATGGAAGCAGACATGTTGCTAGACTCCAGAATGCACAGTTTCAGAAGCAGCAGGGACCTAACACACACGTGGCCCCCAGAGCATGTTATGGATGGGGCCCCACATCAGCGAGTGATTCCAGGGCACGACTCTGCTTATTCTCTCCAGCGCCCCTAGTGGCCGCAGCGCGCACTACAGCTGTGAGGCGGATTCGCTTCCTGTGGCCGCCATAGAGGGGGAGCTGAGGTCACACGGATGGAGTCTCAGGGACCGGTACAGAGCAGCGCAGGTGAGGGGGCGGGCAGTGCGGGGGACAGCCGCCATGTCTGTGATGAGGACTGATCACATGACTAGCGGTGTCTCCGGGTGTACTGACCCGTGTCCCCCGTTCTCTCTCCTCCAGGACGGGCAGATTTCGGGGCTTATTCTCCTCCCGGCTCCACTCGGAAGCGGCACATCCGGTTCGCAGCCCACCATGACATCCTCCTGCTGCGGGAGGTCATCCACCACAACCCGTTCTGGGTGCGGGAGTTCGGGCAGGTGTGGGCGGCGGTGGCCGAGAGGATGAGCAGCGCCCTGCAGAGCGAGGGCTTCGAGGTGGACGGCAGGAGGTGCCGGGAGAGGACGGCGCTGCTACTGGACTACTACAAGCGGCAGAACTACGCCATGCTGCGCAGGTGAGAGCCAGCACTGCCATCATCCGCTCACTGCTGGTACTGCCGGTACTCCTGTCACTGCCTCTACTCCCATCATCCGCTCACTGCTGGTACTCCCATCATCCTGTCACTGCTGGTACTCCTGTCACTGCTGCTACTCCCATCATCCGCTCACTGCTGGTACTCCTGTCACTGCTGGTACTCCTGTCACTGCTGGTACTCCCATCATCCACTCACTACTGCCATCATCCGCTCACTGCTGGTACTCCCATCATCCTGTCACTGCTGGTACTCCTGTCACTGCTGCTACTCCCATCATCCGCTCACTGCTGGTACTCCTGTCACTGCTGGTACTCCTGTCACTGCTGCTACTCCCATCATCCGCTCACTGCTGGTACTCCTGTCACTGCTGGTACTCCTGTCACTGCTGCTACTCCCATCATCCGCTCACTGCTGGTACTCCTGTCACTGCTGGTACTCCCATCATCCGCTCACTGCCGGTACTCCTGTCACTGCTGGTACTCCTGTCACTGCTGGTACTCCCATCATCCACTCACTACTGCCATCATCCGCTCACTGCTGGTACTCCCATCATCCTGTCACTGCTGGTACTCCTGTCACTGCTGCTACTCCCATCATCCGCTCACTGCTGGTACTCCTGTCACTGCTGGTACTCCTGTCACTGCTGCTACTCCCATCATCCGCTCACTGCTGGTACTCCTGTCACTGCTGGTACTCCTGTCACTGCTGCTACTCCCATCATCCGCTCACTGCTGGTACTCCTGTCACTGCTGGTACTCCCATCATCCGCTCACTGCCGGTACTCCTGTCACTGCTGCTACTCCCATCATCCGCTCACTGCTGGTACTCCTGTCACTGCTGGTACTCCTGTCACTGCTGGTACTCCCATCATCCACTCACTACTGCCATCATCCGCTCACTGCTGGTACTCCCATCATCCTGTCACTGCTGGTACTCCTGTCACTGCTGCTACTCCCATCATCCGCTCACTGCTGGTACTCCTGTCACTGCTGGTACTCCTGTCACTGCTGCTACTCCCATCATCCGCTCACTGCTGGTACTCCTGTCACTGCTGGTACTCCTGTCACTGCTGCTACTCCCATCATCCGCTCACTGCTGGTACTCCTGTCACTGCTGGTACTCCCATCATCCGCTCACTGCCGGTACTCCTGTCACTGCTGCTACTCCCATCATCCGCTCACTGCTGGTACTCCTGTCACTGCTGGTACTCCTGTCACTGCTGCTACTCCCATCATCCGCTCACTGCTGGTACTCCTGTCACTGCTGGTACTCCTGTCACTGCTGCTACTCCCATCATCCGCTCACTGCTGGTACTCCTGTCACTGCTGGTACTCCTGTCACTGCTGGTACTCCCATCATCCACTCACTACTGCCATCATCCGCTCACTGCTGGTACTCCCATCATCCTGTCACTGCTGGTACTCCTGTCACTGCTGCTACTCCCATCATCCGCTCACTGCTGGTACTCCTGTCACTGCTGGTACTCCTGTCACTGCTGATACTGCTGGTACTCCCATCATCCGCTCACTGCTGCTACTCCCATCATCCGCTCACTGCTGGTACTCCCGTCACTGCTGGTACTCCCATCATCCGCTCACTGCTGGTACTCCTGTCACTGCTGGTACTCCCATCATCCGCTCACTGCTGGTACTCCCATCACTGCTGGTACCGCTATCATCCGCTCACTGCTGATACTCCTGTCACTGCTGGTACTCCCATCATCCGCTCACTGCTGGTACTCCTGTCACTGCTGGTACTCCTGTCACTGCTGGTACTCCCATCATCCTGTCACTGCTGGTACTCCCATCATCCTGTCACTGCTGGTACTCCCATCATCCTGTCACTGCTGGTACTCCTATCATCTACTCACTGCTGGTACTCCCATCATCTACTCACTGCTGGTACTCCCATCATCCACTTACTGCTGGTACTCCCATCACTGCTGGTACTCCCATCATCCGCTTACTGCTGGTACTCCTGTCACTGCTGGTACTCGCATCATCCTGTCACTGCTGGTACTCCCATCATCCACTTACTGCTGGTACTCCCATCATGCGCTCACTGCTGGTACTCCCGTCACTGCTGGTACTCCTGTCACTGCTGGTACTCCCATCATCTGCTTACTGCTGGTACTCCCATCATCCGCTCACTGCTGGTACTCCCGTCACTGCTGGTACTCCCGTCACTGCTGGTACTCCTGTCACTGCTGGTACTCCTGTCACTGCTGGTACTCCCATCATCCTGTCACTGCTGGTACTCCCATCATCCGCTCACTGCTGGTACTCCTGTCACTGCTGATACTCCTCTCACTACCAATACTGCTATCATTCTCTGTACTCCCATCATCCGCTCACTGCTGATACTCCTGtctctactactactcctatcactGATTTTTACTCCCATCATCCGCTCACTACTAGTACTCCTGTCACTGCTGGTACTCCTGTCATTGTCTGTACTTCCATCACTACTAGTACTCCCATCATCCgctcactactactactcctctcaTTGTCTGCACTCCCATCACTACTGGTACTCCTCTCATTGTCTGCACTCCCATCACTACTACTCCTCTCATTGTCTGCACTCCCATCACTACTAGTACTCCCATCATCCTGCTCATTACTACTAGTACTCCTCTCATTGTCTGCACTCCCATCACTACTAGTACTCCCATCATCCTGCTCATTACTACTAGTACTCCTCTCATTGTCTGCACTCCCATCACTACTAGTACTCCCATCATCCTGCTCATTACTACTAGTACTCCTCTCATTGTCTGTACTCccatcactactactcctcctatcaTTGTCTTCACTCCCATCACTGCCTGTACTTTCATCTCAGTATAActtctctctccatctctcctattACTACACTATTACCGCTGCTGCTCACGTTTCTTTTCCTTGCTGACATATTCACTGGCTTTGGTGTTTTTGCACTTTGGGTAATATGATTTACACctctggtatatactgtatatcactactTGTCATATAATGCCCACAGACTCCTGGGGCTCCAGAGTGGTTCTGAGATGCCCTTATGTCAGGGGGTACCTACTCCCCCTGTCACATACAGATAGAACATCTGTTACCCCTAATGGGCATGGTGTCCTGATGGGCAGCCCGCTCAGTAACTTCCATGCCATTGTGCAGTGGTTCCGCCTACAAGGAGTTTGTGGCTCAGACAGACCCTTTAACTTAGGGCATGAAAAGGCTCCCAGAATGTGACCTGACAAACTCTTCATCATAGTGGGGAGGTCCAACACTCAGACACTTCACCTATAGTGAGGATAGTTGGTAAGTGTCGTTCttgggacgacccctttaagaaaaagctAGGTGGGCCAACAGAACCCCTGTTTGGGCCACAGGTAAGGATACTATGTATGACTATAGACTAAGTGATACCACATGATAGCTAGGTAAATACCCAGGGTCTTGTGTGTAGGGGCAGGGCTGTCTTTCTATTAAAGTTCCTCTTTACACCCCAATTGTCCTACCTGTACTTGTACCCCTcttctccatcctgtcctcttcTATCTGCCTCCCACTACATGCCCTGCATaactattgcattgtataggacagCCATGAactgcttagcctgatgtggaACCCTCTACACAGGGGTGGCACAGAGGCTATGTATATGGAGAAGGAGGATTTGCTGCAGAAAATTCTGGAACTGGAGTCTGAGAAGCGGGAAGTCGGCTCTGATCCACGGCATAGGGACCCTATCAGAGACACCATGTCCATCACCGTCACCGAGGAGACCCTGCGGAGGGCACAGGAAGACGCTTCTATCCCACCCGGTCTGTAAATCCTATTCTAATCTGACTTTACTTCTACAGAGCAAAGGGCACAAAAAGGTGCCacgtcttaggcccggttcacatctgcgttcgggccattcccctctccgcatgaaaaatgtaaaaattcctgcaagcagcgcctttctctcctcatttttcatgcggaaaccacatggactccattatagtgtatagggtccatgggtttccttatgtaaccgcttttttatgcggattaggtttccattcaggggaaccccaagcggactccccgtacGGACAcctgaacccagatgtgaacctgaCCTTTAGATTGCTGCACTAATACAGGGGGCACATAGTTTGAGCCCAATGTATTCATGAGGAGAGTACTTCATCCATTTCAAGCTGCTGTCTATGCATCTACCCGCACAGCATGGGGCAGGGGGGTGAATCCAAAGAAGAAAAGATGCACATGACACAAACCAAATTACTAGTCAGTCTGCATATGGGGTATTGCGTACAGTTTTGGGTTCTGCTCCCCAAGAAGACATAATAGAACGTGcgccattttaaagaggacctttcaccacttttgggcacaggcagtgttatatactgccggaaagctgacagtgcgctgagttcagcgcactgtcggctttcccgatccgtgcccggtgtaaagagcttacggtgccagtaccgtagtgctctatggtcagaagggcgtttctgaccattagccaggaacgcccttctgcctcacggcgcctatcgcactgtactgtggagcggggaggaacgccccctccctctgctcacacagctcgtccatagacgagtattatcaggagagggagggggcgttcctccccgctccacagtacagtgcgataggcgctgcgaggcagaaggacgttcctggctaatggtcagaaacgcccttctgaccatagagcactacggtaccggaccgtaagctctttacaccgggcacagatcgggaaagccgacagtgcgctgaactcagcgcactgtcagctttccggcagtatataacactgcatgtgcccaaaagtggtgaaaggtcctctttaaagtcaggCAACTAAAGTAATATATGGAATGGGTGGACTACGGTATCCAGGATATACGGTAACATATCTCAGAACAGTACAGAGGTCTCTGCTAGGATCTGTAATAAGGGGCATCCTGTAGGCTTAGAGGATAGACGGTATCACCGACATACAAGGAGGGAGACTTAGAGCATCAACAACTGAAACCAGATTTTGTAAATGTCAGATTTATGGTTCACCTCTATGGATGAGCTATATGGACGTAAGTGCTGCCCTCTACTGGTATGT contains:
- the LOC142208727 gene encoding uncharacterized protein LOC142208727 codes for the protein MESQGPVQSSAGRADFGAYSPPGSTRKRHIRFAAHHDILLLREVIHHNPFWVREFGQVWAAVAERMSSALQSEGFEVDGRRCRERTALLLDYYKRQNYAMLRRGGTEAMYMEKEDLLQKILELESEKREVGSDPRHRDPIRDTMSITVTEETLRRAQEDASIPPVLESKQEDNNLGERPVRKRECEGCCSAYARILQHLERRAEAEQRLREEELALRREELQLQRERAALERERQEAERKERERRFELEREERQVILEILREKMIK